From Bacteroidota bacterium, one genomic window encodes:
- the trpS gene encoding tryptophan--tRNA ligase, which produces MNQKEIVVSGIRPTGKLHLGNYFGAVHQFLKMQEQFDCYFFIADYHSLTTHPTADGLHNSVKQVLAEYLACGLDPDKCTLYIQSDLPQIPELYMILNMNAYMGELERVASFKEKVKSQPDNINAGLLTYPVLMAADIIIHKATKVPVGKDQEQHLEMARTFGNRFNRIYNCECFPEAFAFNFGDNLVKVPGLGGKGKMSKSENENFAIFLADEPELIRKKMMRAVTDTGPTEHNQPLTEPVQNLFDLMKLVSTPDTLQHFTETYNNATIRYGDLKKQLAEDMIIYTQPMREKINDMLVNTSLLSKVAKQGANKANESAGKTMKEVREIMGFRKFY; this is translated from the coding sequence ATGAACCAAAAAGAAATTGTGGTAAGCGGCATCAGGCCGACAGGGAAATTGCACCTCGGGAATTACTTTGGGGCGGTACATCAATTTTTGAAAATGCAAGAGCAATTCGATTGCTACTTTTTTATTGCCGATTATCATTCGCTCACCACACATCCCACCGCCGATGGATTGCACAATAGTGTGAAACAAGTATTGGCTGAATACCTTGCCTGTGGCCTCGATCCTGATAAATGCACTTTATATATACAAAGTGATTTGCCGCAGATTCCCGAACTATATATGATATTAAATATGAATGCATATATGGGTGAATTGGAAAGGGTAGCATCATTCAAAGAAAAAGTAAAATCGCAACCAGATAATATTAATGCGGGGTTGCTCACCTATCCTGTATTGATGGCTGCTGATATTATTATACATAAAGCTACGAAAGTTCCAGTGGGCAAAGACCAAGAACAGCATTTGGAAATGGCCAGAACTTTTGGGAATAGATTTAATAGAATATATAATTGCGAGTGTTTTCCTGAAGCATTTGCATTTAATTTTGGTGATAACTTAGTAAAAGTTCCAGGCCTTGGCGGCAAAGGCAAAATGAGCAAATCAGAGAATGAAAATTTTGCGATATTTTTAGCCGACGAGCCTGAACTCATTCGTAAAAAAATGATGCGTGCGGTAACAGATACAGGGCCAACAGAACACAACCAGCCTCTGACTGAACCAGTGCAAAATTTGTTTGATTTGATGAAACTAGTTTCAACTCCTGACACACTTCAGCACTTTACAGAAACATATAATAACGCAACCATTCGATATGGTGATTTGAAAAAACAATTAGCTGAGGATATGATTATATATACCCAACCTATGCGTGAAAAGATTAATGACATGTTGGTCAATACAAGTTTACTTTCTAAAGTTGCTAAGCAGGGTGCAAATAAAGCAAACGAAAGTGCTGGCAAAACGATGAAAGAAGTGAGAGAAATAATGGGGTTTAGAAAATTTTATTAA
- the rnhA gene encoding ribonuclease HI produces the protein MVNIYTDGACSGNPGPGGYGAILTFKEKRKELSGGFKLTTNNRMELLACIVALEQLKNEGTEVTIWSDSKYVCDAINKGWLLDWINKRFKGKKNPDLWVQFYSLYTKHKVKMQWIKGHAGHPMNERCDELAVAASRGGNLQTDRFFEENKE, from the coding sequence ATGGTAAATATATATACAGATGGGGCTTGCAGCGGCAATCCCGGACCGGGAGGTTACGGGGCAATACTCACTTTTAAGGAAAAAAGAAAAGAGTTAAGTGGCGGGTTCAAGCTCACTACCAATAATAGAATGGAGCTACTTGCTTGTATTGTGGCCTTAGAACAATTAAAGAACGAAGGCACTGAAGTAACTATATGGAGCGATAGCAAATATGTTTGCGATGCAATTAACAAAGGATGGTTATTGGACTGGATCAATAAAAGATTTAAAGGAAAGAAAAACCCAGACCTATGGGTACAATTTTATAGTTTATACACCAAGCATAAAGTAAAAATGCAATGGATAAAAGGGCATGCAGGCCACCCCATGAACGAGCGATGCGACGAGTTAGCTGTAGCTGCATCGCGTGGAGGCAATTTGCAAACCGATAGATTTTTTGAAGAAAATAAGGAGTAA
- a CDS encoding RNA polymerase sigma factor — protein MNEAEMIEGCKRGDRVAQHKLYKLYAGKMFAVCFRYASDRMDAEDILQEGFVKIFNGVAKYLPIGPFGAWVKTIMINTAIQHYRRNKRSIIDSVEYVPDNSPAEPGIIDSMSVAEVMDLVKKLPDGYKQIFNLYAIEGYKHYEIGEMLGISEGTSKSQYARAKKSLQEMIEPKQRMIEQKQSNG, from the coding sequence ATGAACGAAGCTGAAATGATAGAAGGATGCAAAAGAGGCGACAGGGTCGCACAACATAAGCTGTATAAGTTGTATGCAGGTAAAATGTTTGCCGTTTGTTTCCGCTACGCTTCCGATAGAATGGATGCCGAAGACATTCTGCAAGAAGGTTTTGTGAAGATTTTTAACGGAGTTGCTAAATACTTGCCCATTGGTCCTTTTGGTGCTTGGGTAAAAACAATTATGATAAATACTGCAATTCAACACTACCGCCGTAATAAGCGTAGCATAATTGATAGTGTGGAATATGTTCCCGATAATAGCCCGGCAGAACCTGGTATTATAGACAGTATGTCTGTTGCTGAAGTAATGGACTTGGTTAAAAAACTTCCCGATGGGTACAAGCAGATTTTTAACCTTTATGCCATCGAAGGGTATAAGCATTACGAAATAGGTGAGATGCTCGGCATTAGTGAAGGAACTTCTAAAAGCCAATATGCAAGAGCAAAAAAAAGTTTGCAGGAAATGATCGAACCAAAACAAAGAATGATAGAACAAAAACAAAGCAATGGATAA
- a CDS encoding TlpA disulfide reductase family protein, protein MKKIIILALLTSSVFALQSFKQTKRLPDVRLKDINGFEKNVSDYGKTGRITIISLWATWCKPCIQEINAINDLMDTWKTKYNVDLVAVSVDDGRTAPKVKPFVASQGWDFDILLDPSKELQQKLSVPSVPYLILVDKNGNIVDEHNGYLAGDEFQLEEKLKKLTGQ, encoded by the coding sequence ATGAAGAAAATTATTATACTTGCCCTATTAACCTCCAGTGTTTTTGCACTGCAAAGTTTCAAGCAAACCAAGAGATTGCCTGACGTAAGGCTAAAAGATATTAACGGCTTTGAAAAAAATGTGAGTGATTACGGTAAAACAGGTCGTATTACTATTATATCTCTTTGGGCTACTTGGTGCAAACCTTGTATTCAAGAAATAAATGCAATTAACGACTTGATGGATACTTGGAAAACCAAATATAATGTAGACTTAGTAGCCGTTTCGGTTGATGATGGGCGAACCGCACCAAAAGTAAAACCTTTTGTTGCATCGCAGGGATGGGACTTTGATATATTATTAGACCCCAGTAAGGAGTTGCAACAAAAGCTTAGTGTTCCTTCAGTGCCTTACCTGATTTTGGTTGACAAAAATGGAAATATTGTAGACGAACATAACGGCTACCTTGCTGGTGATGAATTCCAACTAGAAGAAAAACTGAAAAAACTAACGGGACAATAA